The Acidimicrobiales bacterium region ACACGGCCACGATGCGCAGCGCCTCCAGGGCGTCGCCCATCACGGCGTCGACCTCAGGGCCGGGCGGTGCCTTCCACGGCTCGTTGTCTTCCAGGTAGGCGTTGGTCTCGCGGATCAAGCGCCACACGGCATCGAGGGCGTCGTTGGGCGCAGGCCGCGCCCACGCCTCGGCGGCCGCCGCGTACGACTCCGCAGCCAGCGGGGCCAACGGGCTGTCGGCCCGCGGCGCAGGGCCGATGCCGTCGCACTTCTTGGCCACGACGGTGGCCACCCGCGACAGCAGGTTGCCGAAGTTGTTAGCCAGATCGGCGTTGTAACGGGCGACCATCCCCTCGTAGGAGAAGTCGCCGTCGGGCCCCAGCGCCTGGTCGCGCAGGAAGTGGTAGCGGTAGGCGTCGACGCCGAAGTCGGCCACGAGGTCGGCAGGCGCGATCTGGTTGAGCTTGGTCTTCGACATCTTCTCGCCGCCCACCAGCAGCCAGCCGTGCACGAGCACCTGGGCGGGCGGGTCGATGCCCGCGGCCATGCACATGGCGGGCCACCACACGCAGTGGAAGCGGATGATCTCTTTGCCGATGAGGTGGTGTACCGACGGCCACCACGTGGCGAAGCGCTCGTCGTCGACGCCGTAGCCGATGGCCGTGCAGTAGTTGATGAGCGCGTCGTACCAGACGTAGAAGACGTGCTTGTCGTCCCACGGCACCGGCACGCCCCACGTCAGCGACGTGCGGGTGATGGAGATGTCGTGCAGGCCCTGCTTGATGAAGCCGAGGGCCTCGTTGCGCTTCGACTCCGGCAGCACGCACTCGGGCTGCGCCTCGTACCAGTCGAGCAGGCGCTGCTCGTAGCGGCTCAGCTTGAAGAAGTAGTTCTCCTCCTTGAGCAGGTCGAGGGGGCGGCCGTGGATGGGGCAGTTGCCGTCGGGGGCCTGGGCGTCGGTGTAGTAGTCCTCGCAGGCCACGCAGTACAGGCCTTCGTAGTAGCCGAGCTCGATGTCGCCGTTGTCGTGGATGCGCTGGAGGAAGGCCTGCACGGTGGCG contains the following coding sequences:
- the metG gene encoding methionine--tRNA ligase, with product MARFYVTTPIYYVNDAPHIGHAYTTVIADALARWHRLLGDEVFFLTGTDEHGLKVAQTAEKNGVSPQDWTDRTSERFRDAWSTLDIAYDDFIRTTEPRHYATVQAFLQRIHDNGDIELGYYEGLYCVACEDYYTDAQAPDGNCPIHGRPLDLLKEENYFFKLSRYEQRLLDWYEAQPECVLPESKRNEALGFIKQGLHDISITRTSLTWGVPVPWDDKHVFYVWYDALINYCTAIGYGVDDERFATWWPSVHHLIGKEIIRFHCVWWPAMCMAAGIDPPAQVLVHGWLLVGGEKMSKTKLNQIAPADLVADFGVDAYRYHFLRDQALGPDGDFSYEGMVARYNADLANNFGNLLSRVATVVAKKCDGIGPAPRADSPLAPLAAESYAAAAEAWARPAPNDALDAVWRLIRETNAYLEDNEPWKAPPGPEVDAVMGDALEALRIVAVLASPAMPSACDELWRRLGLDGSPRDQLLPEGAAWGGYPGGVTVTKGDPLFPRK